In Helicobacter colisuis, the DNA window ATTCTTCAAACACTCCCAAAACTCTATTCCACCGATGAAATAAAAATCTCAACCACCGAAGAAAGAAAATTTCAAATCATTCAAAAGCTCAAAGAAACACTCAAAAATCCTCCCAAGGATTTTCCAGAAATTATAGAAATTATTGATATTGATGGATTAAGAGTAATTTTTGAAGATGGTTGGGGGTTAATTAGAGCAAGCAATACAACACCCATGCTAGTAACGCGCTTTGAAGCCAAAACCAATCTTGCAAAAGAAACTTACCAAAATGCCCTTTTGGGATTACTTAAAAAGGATTAATAATGGATACAATCACCTTGCAATCTCCCTTTGATATGCATTTGCATTTGCGAGATGGAGAAATGTTGCAAAATGTCATAGAATACACAGCTTATTGCTTTAGCTCCGCACTTGTCATGCCAAATCTCAATCCGCCTATTTTAGAAGTTAAATCTGCTTTGGCATACAAACAAAGAATTTTACAAGCTTCACAATCAAAAGATTTTGAACCTTTAATGTCGCTATATCTTAATGAAAACCTTAGCAAAGAAGAATTACAAATTGCCAAGGATAATGGAATCTTTATTCTCAAGCTCTACCCAAAGGGATCAACCACTGGAAGCGAAAATGGCGTAAGTGAGATTCTAAGCCCAAAAATTCTAGAAATCTTAGAAATAGCACAAGAAATGGGAATGATTCTAAGTATCCACGGAGAAAGCAATGGATTTGTGCTAGAGCGAGAAGTGGAGTTTCATTCTATTTTTGAATACCTTGCAACCAATTTCCCAAAACTCAAAATTATTTTTGAGCACCTTAGCGATAGGCGCTCAATTGCCCTTGTAGAAAAATACGAAAATCTTTTTGCTACGCTTACTTTGCACCATATTTTACTTAGCTTAGATAATGTAATTGGGGGTATGCTAAATCCACATTATTTTTGCAAACCTATTTTAAAAACTAAAAAGGATCAAGAATCGCTACTTCAAGTTGCACTTAATGCGCATAAAAAATTCTCTTTTGGAAGCGATTCAGCCCCCCACCTTAGAATCAATAAAGAAAGTAAAAAAGGGGCTGCAGGAATTTTTAGCGCTCCTATCTTGCTTCCTGCTCTTGCACAGACTTTTGATACACACAATGCACTAGAAAACCTAGAATCTTTTGTTAGTCTTAATGCTAGTAAAATCTATAATCTAGTGCGCACTAACAAAAAAATCACCCTTGTTAAAAAACCTATGCAAGTTATCGATGAGATAAATGGCATTGTGCCTATGTTTGCAGGAAATACTTTAGAATGGAGTTTAGCTTAAATGGCAAAAATTGCAATCTATCCTGGCACTTTTGATCCAATTACCAATGGGCATTTAGATGTTATTCAAAGGGCTTGTAAGCTCTTTGATGGCTTAATCATCGCGGTTGCAAAAAGCGATAGTAAAAAGCCCCTTTTTACACAAAAAGAGCGCATAGAAATGGTTTTGTTTGCCATTAGTGAGCTAGGAGAAACTGCATGTGCGCTTGATGTTAAGGGTTTTAATAATCTTGTTGCGGATTTTGCCAAAGAACAAGAATCAAATATCCTTATTAGAGGACTTAGAGCTGTTAGCGATTTTGAATACGAGTTGCAAATGGGCTATGCCAATGCCTCCCTTAATAAGAAATTAGAAACAATTTATCTCATGCCCTCCTTGCAAAACGCTTTTATTAGCTCAAGTGTCGTGCGTTCTATCCTGCTTCACAATGGAGATATTTCTCATCTCGTGCCAAAAAGTGTTAATAACTTTATAAGGAATCACCATGTATGTTGCCATTGAAGGAATTGATACAAGTGGAAAAAGCACTCAGATTCAAGCACTTAAGTTTTTTTTAAAAAAAGCTATTTTTACTTTTGAGCCTGGCGCAACCAATCTTGGAGCAAAGCTAAGGGAAATTTTATTACAAGATTCGATACAATTAGATAGTAGAGCTGAAATGCTACTTTTTCTTGCTGATAGAGCGCAACACACAAATGAGATTTTAAAATCTCACGCCAATAATCTTATTATTTCTGATAGGAGTTTAATTTCTGGAATGGCATATGCAAGAGACTTTAACTTTGATACACTTAAAGCCTTTAATCTCTTTGCCACTCAAGGAATCTTGCCTAATAAAGTTATTATTCTGGAATTACAAAAGGATGATTTGCAAAAACGCTTAAATTCCAAAGGAAATGATAAAATCGAGCAAAGGGGCTTAGAATACCTTCTATCTTTGCAAGAGAGGATAAAATCCATCACTCAAAAACTATCTTTAGAACACCACATTATCGATGCTAATTTACCTAAAGATTCCATTACAACAAAAATAATTGATTTCATAGGCAAAGAAAATTGCGTTGTTTAATTTGTGGAAATTTTACCTTTAAAACCCTCTGCAATCCTTGTTTTCAAACAATCACAATTCAACCTAGAGTAAGAGACTTAGGAAATTTTAAAGTTTATAGCTTTTATGATTACCAAGAAATCCAATTTCTCTTGCATGCTAAATACCAAATTATCGGAAGCAAAATTTATCACTTATTATCCAAAAAGGCTTGTTTATTTTTAAAACAAACACTAAAATCTCCACTAAAAGCTTATGGAATAGGAATTGATGATAAAATTAGCAAACAAGGCTATGCACACAATGCTATCTTTCTTAAACATTTCAAAAAACTAGGTATTATCCCGCTGTATCACACGCTATTAGCTCAAAATTCTGTTTCTTATGCAGGAAAAGATTTGAAATTTCGCCAAAATAATCCACGCAATTTTTATTTAATGCGCAACATTACACACAAAAAAATTATTTTATTTGATGATCTCATCACCACAGGATTAACACTCAAAGAAGCCCAAAAGCTTCTAGCAGAGAAAGGTGCAGAAGTACTTATGGCTTTTGTTTTAAGCGATGCAAAATATTAGTCTTTTAAATAATATTCAATTGTAGAAACTACACGCACTTTTTTAATATGAGATGTATTTCTATCGCGGTTTAATACACTAAATTGCCCTTGCGAAGCCTTTTTGATTTTACCTAATGTGCTTTGAGAATCTTGTGCAAACTTCTGTGCCACTTCTCTTGCATTAAAAGTTGCTTCTTCAACCATTTCTGGTTTCACTTCATTAAGCTTGGTATAAAGATATTCGATTTCATAATCTTCCACTCTAACCACTGTGCCCTCTTTGCCAAGTTCTGTAAGTTTTTCTAAAGCTTTTCTACCTAAATCAATCTTATTAGTATAAACCAAAACCCTACCCTCACCTGAATAGCGATAAACTATACTTTGTGATTCACCATAAGCACTCCCTACTTTATCGGTGATTCTTGGTGCTTCTATTCTAATTTCTTCTGCTTGAATGCCTATTTTTTGTAAAAACTCTATGATTCTTTTAGAATCATTTTCTAATTCTTGATACAAAACATTCAAATCACTACTTGCACGCGTAAAATTGATAGGAAAAATCATCACATCCGCTAAAACCTCTCTTTCGCTCAAACCCTTAACAACAACACTTCTCTCTTTTGATTTAATATCTACAATAGCCTTACTAACCCCAAAGCTAACAATAGCGCTACAAATAACAAAAAATATTCCCAAAATAATTGCACTTGTTTTACTCATAGATAATCCTTAAATTTTTCTAATCTAACTGAAGTGGTGTCCACGATGCGATTCGAACGCATGGCCTCACGATTAGGAATCGTGTGCTCTATCCAGCTGAGCTACGAGGACTTAAAAATAAAAAACCCCAAAAAAAGGGGAGAAGCAAAGCAGAAGTTATTTTTTTGCAGCTGCAACAGCGTCTTTGAAACCTTTTCCAGCTTTAAATTTTGGAACAAATTTATCTTTTGTTTTATATTTCTTAGTTGTTCCAGGAACGGTTCCCTCTTTACCTTTTTGAAGCACAGTTTCAAATTTACCAAAACCTACAAGCTCAACACTTCCATCTTTTTTTGAGAGTGCTTTTTCAATTGCAGCAGTAAAAGCACTGATTGCTTTTTCAGCATCTTTTTTTGTTTCATACTTACCAACTTCTTTTACCAAGTCAACAAATTCAGATTTGTTCATTTAGAACCTCCATATTTTTATTTTAAACGCCATTATTGTAGCATAAATTATTAGCTTTGCAAGGCTTTTAGCAGAAAAATGAACTTTTTTGCGCGTATTTTACAGCTATTTTTAATCATTCTTATCTAATAAAGCAAACTTCTTATATTAAAATCATTATAAAATGGAGTTTATTAAGCTTTTTTTGAATAGAATTTAGCACAAAAAATTAACAATAATTTAAATAGGAGAGATTATGTCAATTAAAGTAGCAGTGAATGGGACAGGGAGAATTGGATTGTGTGTTTGCAAGATTCTTGGACAACGCGATGATTTGGAGCTAGTAGCCATTAACACCACTATGCCCATTGATACTTTAATCCACCTTTTGAAATACGATTCTGTCCATCAAAGTAGCGAAATTACTAAGATTAGCGAAAATCAAATTTGTATTGGCAAACAAAAAAATATCCAAATCATTAGCACAAGAAATATTCAAGAAACACATTTTGGTCAATACGGCGCTGAAATTGTTATAGAATGCACAGGGGCTTTTAATGATATTTCTAAAGCTTCACTACATCTCTATGATGGCATTAAGCGCGTTGTTATTTCAGCACCAGCTACTGATACTCCAACTTTTGTTTATGGGGTTAATCATCTAAGTTATGCTAATGAGCCTGTTATTTCTAATGCTAGTTGTACCACAAATGCCCTAGCACCACTCACCAAAGTCTTACACGAAAATTTCAAGATTCTAAGTGGTTTAATGACAACTATCCATAGCTATACCAACGATCAAAACTTACTTGATTCAAAGCACAAAGATTTGCGTCGTGCAAGAGCTGCTGCACTTAATATGATTCCAACCTCCACTGGGGCTGCAAAGGCTATTGGACTTGTCATGCCAGAACTTAAAGGCAAACTCAATGGCTTTGCAGTTCGCGTCCCAACCCCTGATGTAAGCTTGGTTGATTTAACTTGTGTGATAGAAAAACCTGCCACTAAAGAAATCATTAATGAAACTTTCAAAAAAGCCTCTCAAGAATCAATGAAAGATTTAATTTTTGTCGATGAAGAAAAACTTGTTTCGGGTGATTTTATCGGATCTCCTTATAGTGCGATTTTTATTCCTGATTGCACCACTATTGTCAATGAAAATCAAGTAAAAATTGTTGCTTGGTATGACAATGAATGGGGTTATTCCACGCGCTTAGTAGATATGGTGCATTTTGTTGGGCAATCTCTATGATTCATTTAGAAAATACCTACCAAAGCTCCCCAAACTATGATTCTAGCTTTTTATCTAAAGAATCCTTGCGATCTTGCTTTGAAAAGATTCAAGCAGAAAAAGAGAATGGGGTAAGCGGATATTACCACTTGCCCTTCCAAGAAAATTCAGATATTTTTACCTATCTTAGAGAATATCACTGCTTTTTGGATAATCTTAAAAATCTCGTGATTATAGGTATTGGCGGTAGTTCTCTTGGCACAAAAGCCATTGACGCTCTACTTTCACACCAACACAATCGCAGAAGGCTTAAATTACGCTTTTTAGAGCACACTGATCCTATTGTAATTAACAAAGAGCTTCAACGCATCAAATGGGAAGAAACATTATTTATTGTAATTTCAAAGTCTGGATTAACTATTGAAACCACTTCCCTTTTTAAATATGTTTTAAAACATTTCAATCTCTTAGATTCTAAGAGAAAAAATCACCTCTTAACAATCAGCGATGAAGATTCTCCACTTTTTCATTGGAGCAAGGAACAAAAAATACAAAACTTCACCATAAAGCCAAATATTGGTGGTCGTTTCTCTGTATTAAGCACCGCGGGATTGCTCCCACTTGGTATCTTAGGCTACAATCTCCAAAGCCTTCTTAAAGGTGCGCAAAATATGAGTCGATATTTCTTTAAAAACCCCACTAATGAGATTCTAAAAAAAGCAGCATTTCTAGCTCATTGCGAAACAAACTACCCCATTAATGTGCTTTTTTCTTACAGCAGTGTTTTTAGACATTTTAATGCTTGGTATGTGCAGCTTTGGGGAGAATCTTTAGGAAAGCTAGATTACACTGGGCAAAAAAGGGGATTAACTCCCATTGCCCTTATTGGCAGCATTGATCAACATTCCTTTTTGCAGCTTATTATGCAAGGTCCGCAAAACAAAAGTGTTACTTTTTTGAGTGTTGAAAAATTTTCTCAAAAGCCACTTTATATCCCTAATATTAAACTAAAGGGTTTAGAATCAACAGATTTTGTCAATGGCACCTCCTTTAATAAACTCTTGCAATTACAATGCATTTCCACCAAAGAAAGCATTATTGCAGAAAATGTCCCCACTGATTCTATTACTCTAGATCTTTTATGTGAAGAAAGCGTGGGTGAGCTTATTTTTTATTATGAATTACTTACTTCTTGCGTGGGAGCATTGCTACAAATTGATACATATAATCAACCAGGTGTTGAATTTGGAAAAAAAATAT includes these proteins:
- the pyrC gene encoding dihydroorotase, which translates into the protein MDTITLQSPFDMHLHLRDGEMLQNVIEYTAYCFSSALVMPNLNPPILEVKSALAYKQRILQASQSKDFEPLMSLYLNENLSKEELQIAKDNGIFILKLYPKGSTTGSENGVSEILSPKILEILEIAQEMGMILSIHGESNGFVLEREVEFHSIFEYLATNFPKLKIIFEHLSDRRSIALVEKYENLFATLTLHHILLSLDNVIGGMLNPHYFCKPILKTKKDQESLLQVALNAHKKFSFGSDSAPHLRINKESKKGAAGIFSAPILLPALAQTFDTHNALENLESFVSLNASKIYNLVRTNKKITLVKKPMQVIDEINGIVPMFAGNTLEWSLA
- the coaD gene encoding pantetheine-phosphate adenylyltransferase, which produces MAKIAIYPGTFDPITNGHLDVIQRACKLFDGLIIAVAKSDSKKPLFTQKERIEMVLFAISELGETACALDVKGFNNLVADFAKEQESNILIRGLRAVSDFEYELQMGYANASLNKKLETIYLMPSLQNAFISSSVVRSILLHNGDISHLVPKSVNNFIRNHHVCCH
- the tmk gene encoding dTMP kinase, producing MYVAIEGIDTSGKSTQIQALKFFLKKAIFTFEPGATNLGAKLREILLQDSIQLDSRAEMLLFLADRAQHTNEILKSHANNLIISDRSLISGMAYARDFNFDTLKAFNLFATQGILPNKVIILELQKDDLQKRLNSKGNDKIEQRGLEYLLSLQERIKSITQKLSLEHHIIDANLPKDSITTKIIDFIGKENCVV
- a CDS encoding ComF family protein; this encodes MRCLICGNFTFKTLCNPCFQTITIQPRVRDLGNFKVYSFYDYQEIQFLLHAKYQIIGSKIYHLLSKKACLFLKQTLKSPLKAYGIGIDDKISKQGYAHNAIFLKHFKKLGIIPLYHTLLAQNSVSYAGKDLKFRQNNPRNFYLMRNITHKKIILFDDLITTGLTLKEAQKLLAEKGAEVLMAFVLSDAKY
- a CDS encoding SIMPL domain-containing protein, with protein sequence MSKTSAIILGIFFVICSAIVSFGVSKAIVDIKSKERSVVVKGLSEREVLADVMIFPINFTRASSDLNVLYQELENDSKRIIEFLQKIGIQAEEIRIEAPRITDKVGSAYGESQSIVYRYSGEGRVLVYTNKIDLGRKALEKLTELGKEGTVVRVEDYEIEYLYTKLNEVKPEMVEEATFNAREVAQKFAQDSQSTLGKIKKASQGQFSVLNRDRNTSHIKKVRVVSTIEYYLKD
- a CDS encoding HU family DNA-binding protein, with the translated sequence MNKSEFVDLVKEVGKYETKKDAEKAISAFTAAIEKALSKKDGSVELVGFGKFETVLQKGKEGTVPGTTKKYKTKDKFVPKFKAGKGFKDAVAAAKK
- the gap gene encoding type I glyceraldehyde-3-phosphate dehydrogenase — encoded protein: MSIKVAVNGTGRIGLCVCKILGQRDDLELVAINTTMPIDTLIHLLKYDSVHQSSEITKISENQICIGKQKNIQIISTRNIQETHFGQYGAEIVIECTGAFNDISKASLHLYDGIKRVVISAPATDTPTFVYGVNHLSYANEPVISNASCTTNALAPLTKVLHENFKILSGLMTTIHSYTNDQNLLDSKHKDLRRARAAALNMIPTSTGAAKAIGLVMPELKGKLNGFAVRVPTPDVSLVDLTCVIEKPATKEIINETFKKASQESMKDLIFVDEEKLVSGDFIGSPYSAIFIPDCTTIVNENQVKIVAWYDNEWGYSTRLVDMVHFVGQSL
- a CDS encoding glucose-6-phosphate isomerase; translation: MIHLENTYQSSPNYDSSFLSKESLRSCFEKIQAEKENGVSGYYHLPFQENSDIFTYLREYHCFLDNLKNLVIIGIGGSSLGTKAIDALLSHQHNRRRLKLRFLEHTDPIVINKELQRIKWEETLFIVISKSGLTIETTSLFKYVLKHFNLLDSKRKNHLLTISDEDSPLFHWSKEQKIQNFTIKPNIGGRFSVLSTAGLLPLGILGYNLQSLLKGAQNMSRYFFKNPTNEILKKAAFLAHCETNYPINVLFSYSSVFRHFNAWYVQLWGESLGKLDYTGQKRGLTPIALIGSIDQHSFLQLIMQGPQNKSVTFLSVEKFSQKPLYIPNIKLKGLESTDFVNGTSFNKLLQLQCISTKESIIAENVPTDSITLDLLCEESVGELIFYYELLTSCVGALLQIDTYNQPGVEFGKKILREKFTHI